One genomic region from Polynucleobacter sp. MWH-P3-07-1 encodes:
- a CDS encoding HlyC/CorC family transporter yields MDNFFHDWPFYAQVALVIFLLALSGFFSMAETSMISANRHRLRAMAKSGNTGAALAEKLLKRIDSLLSVLLISNNLINTVLSILVTGIALHFFGDTGYVLSIATLVAAFLIIVFSEITPKVIGAAFPERISSSVGWLILPLIFALKPLLWFINYFVSSLMSLFRLQASNEHKALSKEELRSLVLESSRFSSNHHRNILLNLFNLENILVDDVMTPRSKIEMLDISRPIRDVIEDLETCYHNKLPVCDGDSEKIIGILSVKKALSLLGHQELEHEDFRALLNEPYFIPSGTPVLQQMQFFQDNQQRLSLVVNEYGEVLGLVTFEDIVEELIGEFTTSFSNLSNEARWLQDGTYLASGGASLRDLNRLLNLELPLDGPRTLNGLILEKLEAIPDHDVSIRIAGIVMEIVQFDDQGIKTVKLHQPHHPIGGA; encoded by the coding sequence ATGGATAATTTTTTTCACGACTGGCCTTTTTATGCTCAAGTCGCTCTAGTAATATTCTTGCTTGCTCTATCGGGATTTTTCTCGATGGCTGAGACCAGCATGATCTCTGCCAATCGCCACCGCTTGCGAGCCATGGCCAAATCTGGCAATACCGGAGCAGCTCTAGCAGAAAAACTCCTCAAGAGAATTGATTCCCTACTTTCAGTCCTGTTGATTTCGAATAACTTAATTAATACGGTTTTATCGATCTTGGTAACAGGGATCGCCTTGCACTTCTTTGGCGACACTGGTTATGTTCTCTCAATTGCGACCCTGGTAGCAGCATTTTTGATCATTGTTTTTAGTGAAATCACCCCCAAAGTGATTGGTGCAGCGTTTCCAGAGCGGATTTCTTCCAGCGTCGGCTGGCTCATCCTCCCATTAATCTTTGCTCTCAAGCCCTTGCTTTGGTTTATTAATTATTTTGTATCCAGCTTAATGAGTCTATTTAGACTGCAAGCCTCTAATGAACATAAAGCACTGAGTAAAGAAGAGCTGCGTAGTTTGGTTTTGGAATCCAGTCGCTTCTCTTCTAATCATCACCGCAATATTTTGCTCAATCTTTTTAATCTCGAAAATATTTTGGTCGATGATGTCATGACACCGAGATCCAAAATTGAAATGCTAGATATCTCGAGACCTATTCGGGATGTGATTGAGGACCTAGAAACCTGCTATCACAATAAATTACCTGTATGCGATGGTGACTCAGAAAAAATTATTGGTATTTTGTCTGTAAAAAAAGCGCTCAGTCTCCTTGGTCATCAAGAACTTGAGCATGAAGACTTTAGGGCTTTATTGAATGAGCCCTATTTCATTCCTAGCGGAACACCAGTTTTACAACAAATGCAATTTTTTCAAGATAATCAGCAGCGCCTTAGCTTGGTAGTGAATGAATATGGGGAGGTCTTAGGCCTTGTTACTTTTGAAGATATTGTTGAAGAGCTCATTGGCGAATTCACCACTTCATTCTCCAATCTTTCTAATGAGGCTCGCTGGCTTCAAGACGGCACTTATCTAGCTAGTGGCGGCGCCTCTTTGAGAGATCTCAACAGACTTCTTAATTTGGAACTTCCCCTTGATGGACCAAGGACGCTCAACGGACTTATCCTAGAAAAGCTGGAAGCTATTCCAGACCATGATGTCAGCATTCGAATTGCGGGCATCGTCATGGAAATTGTCCAGTTTGATGATCAGGGAATTAAAACTGTCAAACTCCATCAACCCCATCATCCCATCGGTGGGGCTTGA
- the argJ gene encoding bifunctional glutamate N-acetyltransferase/amino-acid acetyltransferase ArgJ gives MTVNLPLPLRSELQPVKGFQMGITEAGIKRANRKDLLVMTLTPGSQVAGVFTLNRFCAAPVQICREHLARHGGAGDIRALVVNTGNANAGTGESGMKHAQETCVALAKDLQLKPEQILPFSTGVILEPLPIEKIITALPKAISNLGEDNWFDAAEAIMTTDTQPKAASLTVTTSAGSATLTGICKGAGMIHPNMATMLGFIATDAGFAPGLLTTLTKEVADLSFNAITIDGDTSTNDSFIIMATGQSGIQVASAQDPNYGLLKDGLITLARQLAQMIVRDGEGATKFITIEVLGGKTEQECKMVAEAVAHSPLVKTAFFASDPNLGRILAAIGYAGITDLDVGRVQMWLGDVWVAKDGGRNPHYQEADGQRIMKAPEITVKIDLGRGSAAQTMWTCDLSHDYVSINADYRS, from the coding sequence ATGACCGTAAACCTACCGCTACCTCTCAGAAGTGAACTGCAGCCAGTCAAAGGCTTTCAGATGGGCATTACAGAAGCAGGCATCAAGAGGGCAAATCGTAAAGATTTGCTTGTCATGACCTTGACGCCTGGCTCTCAGGTTGCAGGGGTGTTTACCTTAAACCGCTTCTGTGCAGCACCTGTACAAATTTGTCGAGAGCATCTGGCTCGTCATGGAGGTGCTGGAGATATTCGTGCCTTGGTAGTGAACACAGGCAATGCCAATGCTGGCACGGGCGAGAGTGGCATGAAGCATGCTCAGGAAACTTGCGTCGCTTTAGCAAAAGACTTGCAATTAAAGCCCGAACAAATTCTGCCTTTTTCGACAGGTGTCATTTTGGAGCCTCTGCCGATTGAAAAAATCATCACCGCCTTGCCTAAGGCAATTTCTAACTTAGGTGAGGATAACTGGTTTGATGCCGCAGAAGCCATCATGACTACGGATACTCAGCCTAAGGCCGCCTCCCTTACCGTAACAACATCTGCTGGGAGCGCCACGCTCACCGGTATTTGCAAGGGTGCCGGCATGATTCATCCTAATATGGCAACGATGCTAGGATTTATTGCGACTGATGCTGGATTTGCTCCAGGCTTGTTGACCACGCTGACTAAAGAAGTAGCCGATCTTTCGTTTAATGCCATTACGATTGATGGCGATACTTCAACTAATGATTCATTCATCATTATGGCAACAGGGCAGTCGGGGATTCAGGTTGCTTCGGCACAAGACCCTAATTACGGCTTGCTAAAGGATGGGTTAATCACCTTAGCTAGGCAATTGGCGCAAATGATTGTGCGCGATGGTGAGGGCGCCACTAAATTTATAACGATTGAAGTATTGGGTGGCAAAACTGAGCAAGAATGCAAGATGGTAGCTGAGGCTGTTGCCCACTCTCCTTTGGTGAAGACAGCTTTTTTTGCCAGTGACCCCAATTTAGGTCGAATCTTGGCGGCAATTGGCTATGCCGGCATTACCGACTTAGATGTTGGCCGAGTACAGATGTGGCTTGGCGATGTTTGGGTTGCAAAGGATGGTGGACGCAATCCTCATTACCAAGAGGCTGATGGACAAAGGATCATGAAGGCGCCAGAGATCACGGTCAAGATTGATCTTGGGCGTGGTTCCGCTGCGCAAACGATGTGGACATGCGATCTATCTCATGACTACGTCTCAATTAATGCGGACTACCGCTCATAA
- the coaE gene encoding dephospho-CoA kinase (Dephospho-CoA kinase (CoaE) performs the final step in coenzyme A biosynthesis.) — MNLSTLKEAAILVGLTGGIGSGKSAIAERLANYGAAIIDSDVIAHQVTSTGGPAIEPIREQFGAQFIQPDGALDRKKMRVLVFADPQSRKALEAITHPLIRTKAIEEASLAIQNRAPYIVFVVPLLLESSEWFEHIDHIVVVDCPEVLQIKRVMERNGLTKAEVESILQAQASRAERLAQADTVIENMGSLEDLEPQVQLLHQKILQIRKR, encoded by the coding sequence GTGAATTTAAGCACCCTCAAGGAGGCCGCAATATTAGTCGGCCTTACTGGAGGCATTGGATCAGGAAAATCTGCCATTGCAGAGAGGCTAGCAAATTATGGGGCTGCCATCATCGACTCGGATGTCATTGCACACCAAGTGACCAGCACCGGCGGGCCTGCAATTGAGCCTATTCGGGAGCAGTTTGGTGCTCAATTTATTCAGCCCGATGGCGCTTTAGACAGGAAAAAAATGCGGGTTTTAGTCTTCGCAGACCCACAGTCTAGAAAGGCCCTAGAAGCGATTACCCACCCCCTGATTCGGACTAAAGCAATTGAAGAGGCTAGCCTAGCCATCCAAAATCGGGCGCCGTATATCGTTTTTGTTGTTCCCCTGCTCTTAGAGTCTTCTGAGTGGTTTGAGCATATTGACCATATCGTGGTGGTAGATTGCCCTGAAGTGCTTCAGATCAAGCGGGTCATGGAGCGAAATGGCCTCACCAAAGCAGAGGTCGAAAGCATCCTCCAGGCTCAGGCAAGTCGGGCTGAGCGCTTGGCGCAAGCTGATACGGTCATCGAAAACATGGGTAGCCTAGAAGACCTTGAGCCTCAAGTCCAACTTTTGCATCAAAAAATCCTACAGATTCGTAAGCGCTAG
- a CDS encoding GspE/PulE family protein, translated as MSQLEDDSLIIRAWHEITVNALQSRATDIHIEAGLQETVVRLRIDGALQLLARYPNSLHERLITRIKILARLDIAEKRLPQDGRLCIGSDFSKPDIDCRVSTMPTLYGEKAVVRILPSLIGDLALERVGLIPEQLSIFRSAIQQPHGLILVTGPTGSGKTRTLYSCLRELNQPEKNLCSIEDPIEIRLPGVNQVAFHEKAGLDFATIIRALLRQDPDVLMVGEIRDSASARVVIEAAQTGHLVLSTLHTRDARGAIARLKTLGIEREHIESCLHCVSSQRLVRTYCQTCKGVALDSACSTCKGSGYFGRIGIHEVLNRRMIFDQNEPSMDLHLAGMRYVRQGLINPDMLAHEIGSACL; from the coding sequence TTGAGTCAACTTGAAGACGACAGCCTCATTATCCGAGCCTGGCATGAGATTACAGTTAATGCGCTGCAATCTAGGGCTACGGATATTCATATTGAAGCTGGCCTTCAAGAGACAGTAGTTCGTCTCAGAATAGATGGCGCACTACAACTTTTAGCGCGTTATCCAAACTCTCTGCATGAACGCTTAATCACGCGCATCAAAATATTAGCGCGTCTTGATATTGCTGAAAAGCGTCTTCCTCAAGATGGCCGACTATGCATCGGTAGCGACTTTAGTAAGCCGGATATTGATTGTCGCGTCTCAACCATGCCTACTCTATATGGAGAAAAAGCAGTAGTCCGAATTCTTCCAAGTCTAATCGGCGACCTTGCATTGGAGCGTGTGGGTTTGATACCAGAGCAACTCAGTATTTTTCGCTCAGCAATTCAGCAACCTCATGGTTTGATATTAGTTACTGGGCCAACTGGGTCTGGAAAAACCCGCACACTGTATAGCTGCCTAAGAGAGCTGAATCAGCCCGAGAAAAATCTATGCTCTATTGAAGACCCTATTGAGATTCGTCTACCCGGAGTTAATCAAGTTGCATTCCACGAAAAAGCAGGTCTGGATTTTGCAACGATTATTCGAGCACTTTTACGTCAAGATCCCGATGTACTCATGGTTGGCGAAATCAGAGACTCCGCTTCTGCTCGAGTAGTTATTGAAGCAGCCCAAACGGGGCATCTTGTTCTCAGCACGCTCCATACTCGTGATGCACGGGGCGCTATCGCCCGGCTTAAAACTTTAGGAATTGAACGGGAGCATATCGAATCATGTCTTCATTGCGTTAGCTCCCAGCGCCTAGTCAGAACCTACTGTCAGACCTGCAAAGGGGTAGCTCTTGATTCAGCTTGCTCAACATGCAAAGGTTCTGGCTACTTCGGCAGAATTGGCATTCATGAAGTATTGAATCGTCGCATGATTTTTGATCAGAATGAACCGTCAATGGATCTGCATTTAGCGGGTATGCGCTATGTTCGTCAAGGTCTGATTAATCCAGATATGCTTGCCCATGAAATTGGGTCAGCTTGCCTGTGA
- a CDS encoding ATP-binding protein — protein MNDKLDRLLSHLETFLPKSLSDEQWKSTTAFRWRRRDSIFGSIGFLQPVKHVSDITFEDLQNIDRQRDAIRDNTKNFIQKKPANNILLTGARGTGKSSLIKASLHEFAAQGLRLVEVEKEHLADLADITDLLADRPERFIIFCDDLSFEDGESGYKAMKSALDGSVSAQVDNILIYATSNRRHLLPEYMKDNESYTHTDDGELHPGEVVEEKISLSERFGLWLSFYPPKQDEYLAIVAHWLQHFGLNAQQIEAARAEALVWALERGSRSGRVAWQFAKHWAGSHA, from the coding sequence ATGAACGATAAACTTGATAGGCTACTGAGCCATTTAGAAACTTTTTTACCGAAGTCACTTTCTGATGAGCAATGGAAATCGACTACTGCGTTTAGATGGCGTCGGAGGGATAGTATTTTTGGAAGTATTGGTTTTTTGCAGCCAGTCAAGCATGTCTCAGATATCACTTTCGAAGATCTCCAGAATATTGATCGCCAACGTGATGCTATTCGCGACAACACTAAAAACTTTATCCAAAAAAAGCCGGCCAATAATATTTTATTGACGGGCGCGCGAGGTACCGGAAAATCCTCATTGATTAAGGCAAGCTTGCATGAGTTTGCTGCGCAAGGCTTGCGCTTAGTGGAAGTCGAAAAAGAGCATTTAGCAGACTTGGCCGATATTACGGATCTCTTAGCAGATCGCCCTGAGCGTTTCATCATTTTTTGTGATGATCTTTCTTTCGAAGATGGTGAGTCAGGATATAAGGCCATGAAATCCGCCCTCGACGGATCGGTATCTGCCCAGGTCGATAACATTTTGATATACGCGACCTCTAATCGTCGCCATTTACTGCCTGAGTACATGAAAGACAATGAAAGTTACACGCACACTGATGATGGTGAACTTCATCCGGGTGAAGTGGTTGAAGAAAAAATCTCTCTTTCAGAACGTTTTGGTTTGTGGCTCTCTTTTTATCCGCCAAAGCAAGATGAATATCTCGCCATCGTGGCACATTGGCTCCAACATTTTGGGCTTAATGCTCAGCAAATTGAAGCAGCCCGAGCTGAAGCCCTGGTCTGGGCCCTAGAGCGGGGCTCACGCTCCGGTCGTGTTGCCTGGCAATTTGCGAAACACTGGGCTGGTTCGCACGCATAA
- the zapD gene encoding cell division protein ZapD, whose translation MIVYEYPFNELVRSMLRLEYLFARFNHFLRSDDPELHHNAISILFDLGDIGARGDIKSLLLKEFERQKYSLNGLKSSQKVDQEALVQTITEIDAAASKINRSLGKPNAIITESEWLNAIRTRLNIPGGTSPIDLPSYHAWKNSPVVERRALLENYITPLLPWYEAGQLFLRLLRQSGEAKDVIGHNGSFQQAPSGKVYQLMRIALEDDSLYSEISANKYLLSIRFLKADRDKKAQLMNDDVPFRLTLCQF comes from the coding sequence GTGATTGTCTACGAATACCCCTTCAACGAATTAGTCCGGAGCATGCTTCGGCTAGAGTATTTGTTCGCCCGTTTTAACCATTTTTTACGATCAGATGATCCCGAACTTCATCACAACGCTATCTCCATTTTGTTTGACTTAGGTGATATCGGCGCCCGTGGGGATATTAAGTCTCTTTTATTAAAAGAATTTGAGCGTCAAAAATATTCACTCAATGGCTTGAAGTCCTCGCAAAAAGTAGATCAAGAAGCTCTTGTACAAACGATTACGGAAATTGATGCTGCTGCATCCAAAATTAATCGTTCACTGGGCAAGCCAAATGCGATCATTACAGAAAGTGAATGGCTTAATGCAATTCGTACTCGCCTAAATATTCCAGGTGGCACCAGCCCGATTGATTTACCAAGCTACCATGCTTGGAAAAATAGTCCTGTCGTTGAACGACGCGCCTTACTAGAAAATTACATTACTCCTTTATTGCCCTGGTATGAAGCGGGACAATTATTCTTGCGTCTACTGCGTCAGTCTGGAGAAGCGAAAGATGTGATTGGCCATAACGGCTCCTTTCAGCAAGCACCCTCGGGCAAGGTCTATCAATTGATGAGAATTGCCCTTGAGGACGACAGCCTTTATTCGGAGATCAGTGCAAATAAATATTTGTTATCGATTCGTTTTCTTAAAGCCGATCGAGATAAAAAAGCGCAACTCATGAACGATGATGTGCCCTTTAGGCTGACACTCTGTCAGTTCTAA
- a CDS encoding methylated-DNA--[protein]-cysteine S-methyltransferase produces MATPKSTADTEASHYCVIQAPFGRLGIWTEVVDGSLMLAKIDYLPIQSKLIAPRNLLAKEVQRQCLAYFKDPHFEFDIPLKPIGTAHQEKVWRNAQQIPLGQTATYGEIANKMKSGPRAVGNACGANPFPLITPCHRVVSAQGLGGYMKEDSPGFYRTIKIWLLRHEGVL; encoded by the coding sequence ATGGCTACCCCTAAGTCGACTGCCGACACAGAAGCTTCACATTACTGCGTGATTCAGGCGCCCTTTGGCCGCCTCGGAATCTGGACTGAGGTGGTTGATGGTAGCTTGATGTTGGCAAAGATCGATTACCTGCCAATTCAATCAAAACTGATTGCCCCGAGAAATTTGTTGGCAAAGGAGGTTCAAAGACAGTGTCTAGCCTACTTTAAGGATCCTCACTTTGAGTTTGATATCCCATTAAAGCCCATCGGTACAGCACATCAAGAAAAGGTATGGCGTAATGCCCAACAGATTCCACTTGGCCAAACTGCAACCTATGGCGAGATTGCTAACAAAATGAAAAGTGGACCAAGGGCTGTTGGAAATGCTTGTGGCGCCAATCCTTTTCCGCTCATTACGCCTTGCCATCGAGTAGTGAGCGCCCAAGGACTTGGTGGCTATATGAAAGAGGACTCGCCTGGTTTCTACCGCACGATCAAAATTTGGCTGTTACGTCACGAAGGCGTTTTGTAA
- a CDS encoding squalene/phytoene synthase family protein, whose product MNTSSANPQADLAYQKSILGSVSRTFALTIPLLPASLEKVVGNAYLLCRIVDTIEDASDLEPSTKQALSQLFLDSVVGKVTPQAFVEPCLAALKNHSNLSELDLIEHIPAVLRILHTCTTQDQEAVTKCVSIMSLGMSRFHTRQSTAGLSDLKEFEEYCYVVAGVVGELLTNLFSNHSAHFAQSMQGNESLSIGFGQALQMTNILKDSSEDRARGVSWRPSKMSQSDLLTIAYNKLLEARNYILLIPKQDVGIRRFCFLAFGLAVLTLNAIARKDSAKVIPEQKLTRRVVWTVYGFTKLAAQSNLLIKLFFYLSSQDLRKLLK is encoded by the coding sequence GTGAACACTTCCTCGGCAAATCCGCAAGCCGACCTAGCCTATCAAAAATCGATTCTGGGCTCGGTTTCGAGAACCTTTGCCCTCACGATCCCATTACTGCCAGCGTCTTTGGAAAAAGTCGTCGGCAACGCCTACCTACTCTGTCGCATTGTCGATACGATCGAGGATGCATCTGACCTAGAGCCATCCACGAAACAAGCGCTATCCCAACTATTTTTGGACAGTGTGGTGGGTAAAGTGACCCCCCAGGCTTTTGTAGAGCCATGCTTGGCAGCCCTCAAAAACCATTCCAATCTGAGTGAGCTTGATCTGATTGAGCATATTCCTGCGGTCTTGAGAATTTTGCACACCTGCACTACCCAAGATCAAGAGGCCGTTACCAAATGTGTTTCTATTATGTCTTTAGGCATGTCTCGTTTTCACACTAGGCAATCGACAGCCGGATTAAGCGATTTAAAAGAATTTGAAGAGTACTGTTATGTCGTTGCAGGTGTTGTGGGGGAGTTACTCACTAATCTCTTTAGCAATCATTCCGCTCACTTTGCTCAAAGTATGCAGGGCAATGAATCCTTGAGTATCGGTTTTGGGCAAGCTCTACAGATGACCAACATCTTGAAAGACTCTTCAGAAGATCGTGCCCGCGGAGTTTCTTGGAGGCCCTCCAAAATGAGTCAAAGTGATCTACTCACAATTGCCTACAACAAACTCTTAGAAGCCCGTAATTACATTTTGCTGATCCCAAAACAAGATGTGGGCATTCGCCGCTTTTGCTTTTTAGCCTTTGGATTAGCTGTCTTAACCCTAAATGCCATTGCCCGCAAAGACTCAGCCAAGGTCATTCCCGAGCAAAAGCTCACGCGTAGAGTAGTGTGGACAGTTTATGGCTTCACAAAACTGGCAGCGCAAAGCAACCTTCTGATTAAACTTTTTTTCTATCTCAGTAGTCAAGATCTCAGAAAGTTGCTGAAATAA
- a CDS encoding type II secretion system F family protein, whose protein sequence is MRSILRRHLGIKVQLQFAEQLLSLLESGLPLLNAIELLQQVNGSDYSHFLPELYTKLKQGNSLTQSLLLQGELFSAEFINLIRVSERTGDLELALRTITRQLSAKIELNNQIRQALTYPIITLLSSIFLLLVMMIWVIPVFKEVFANFRAELPPATAMLIATSDLIQEFFLLILLLGLCGVGIFIFFWVRSIRLQKLCDLASFQIPLFGNLLRLATLSNWCRTLGHLLHSGLALPDAIRITAQSSNHWLSHDLSAELFKHLTRGWPLRESLNRSDPHHYLFDQETLQLLSIGAESASLAKMLNKRAEVLQTRLSSQLNTLGQTIEPLLMIGIGLIIGALVVILYLPIFNLGQVV, encoded by the coding sequence ATGCGCTCTATCCTCCGCCGTCATTTAGGAATCAAAGTCCAACTGCAGTTTGCAGAGCAACTGCTGAGCCTTCTAGAATCTGGCCTACCACTGCTGAACGCGATTGAACTGCTACAACAAGTAAACGGATCTGACTATAGCCACTTTCTGCCTGAGCTGTATACCAAACTGAAGCAAGGCAATAGCCTTACTCAGAGCTTATTACTTCAAGGGGAACTATTCTCAGCAGAATTTATTAATTTGATTCGGGTCAGTGAACGCACTGGCGATCTTGAATTAGCTTTAAGAACGATTACCCGCCAACTGAGTGCAAAAATCGAACTCAACAACCAGATTCGGCAAGCGCTAACCTATCCCATCATCACTTTATTGAGCTCTATTTTTTTACTTCTAGTAATGATGATTTGGGTAATTCCTGTTTTCAAGGAGGTGTTTGCTAATTTTCGGGCGGAGCTACCACCAGCTACTGCGATGTTGATTGCGACTTCGGATTTAATCCAGGAATTCTTTCTACTAATCCTTCTACTAGGCCTTTGTGGAGTTGGCATCTTTATATTTTTTTGGGTTCGGTCAATCCGACTACAGAAATTATGTGATCTAGCCAGCTTTCAGATACCCCTTTTTGGCAATCTACTGCGCTTAGCAACGCTGAGTAATTGGTGTCGCACCCTGGGTCATCTCCTGCATTCTGGATTAGCATTACCTGATGCCATTCGTATCACGGCCCAATCGTCTAATCATTGGTTGAGTCACGATCTCAGCGCTGAATTATTTAAACATCTAACCCGTGGCTGGCCATTGCGAGAATCCCTCAATAGATCTGATCCACATCACTATTTATTTGATCAGGAAACACTGCAGCTGTTATCGATTGGGGCAGAAAGCGCTTCCTTAGCCAAGATGCTCAATAAACGTGCAGAAGTTTTGCAAACTCGCCTGAGCAGTCAACTCAATACACTTGGTCAAACCATAGAGCCCTTGCTAATGATTGGCATTGGCCTCATTATTGGGGCCTTAGTGGTCATTCTGTATCTGCCAATATTTAACTTGGGACAAGTCGTCTGA
- the mutT gene encoding 8-oxo-dGTP diphosphatase MutT has translation MTEINRPVTEVAAGILINQDGKYLLGQRPEGKPYAGYWEVPGGKIEAGETVFEALRRELQEELGIHIDSCEEFMVLEYDYPHAYVRLHVNIIRSWQGEPIGCEGQQLSWQDLLAEKPSVEPLLPAAWPMLEKLKLSLS, from the coding sequence ATGACTGAAATCAATCGTCCAGTAACTGAGGTTGCTGCCGGAATCTTGATTAATCAGGATGGTAAATATCTATTAGGCCAACGTCCAGAAGGCAAGCCTTATGCTGGCTATTGGGAGGTTCCGGGCGGAAAAATAGAGGCTGGTGAAACTGTGTTTGAAGCTCTCAGACGAGAGCTTCAGGAAGAGCTTGGAATTCATATTGATTCTTGCGAAGAATTCATGGTCCTTGAATATGATTATCCACATGCTTATGTCAGACTTCACGTCAATATCATTCGGAGTTGGCAGGGTGAGCCAATAGGCTGCGAGGGGCAGCAACTTTCTTGGCAAGATCTGCTCGCCGAGAAACCCAGTGTTGAGCCTTTATTGCCGGCCGCTTGGCCGATGCTAGAAAAACTGAAATTGAGTCTGAGTTAG
- a CDS encoding A24 family peptidase — protein MQSPNLIILVQMTLVLALIYLAYIDLTSFRLPNALTIPLIFLGLMFNFLTPLRFTNSTNALLGCVLGYGFVWLMNFIYRSLKKQSGIGMGDAKLLAALGAWLGADALPEILLIASLSGLVGGLLWLKWQKSQINHPFPFGPFLAFAGIIELLWPQAIQTYLLIQ, from the coding sequence ATGCAATCACCCAATCTCATTATCTTGGTTCAAATGACACTCGTTCTAGCGCTCATTTATTTAGCCTACATCGACCTCACTAGCTTTCGACTTCCTAATGCCCTGACAATTCCATTGATTTTTTTGGGGCTAATGTTTAATTTTCTAACGCCACTGCGCTTTACCAATTCTACGAATGCCCTCCTCGGATGCGTCTTGGGATATGGTTTTGTATGGTTGATGAACTTCATTTATCGCTCCCTGAAAAAACAGAGCGGGATTGGCATGGGGGACGCCAAGCTCCTAGCTGCCTTGGGTGCTTGGCTCGGTGCCGATGCCTTACCAGAGATCCTGCTAATTGCCTCTTTGAGCGGTCTAGTCGGAGGGCTCCTATGGCTCAAGTGGCAGAAATCTCAGATCAATCATCCTTTTCCTTTTGGGCCCTTTTTGGCCTTTGCTGGCATCATAGAACTCTTATGGCCTCAGGCAATTCAAACCTATCTTCTCATTCAGTGA